A section of the Drosophila teissieri strain GT53w unplaced genomic scaffold, Prin_Dtei_1.1 Segkk50_quiver_pilon_scaf, whole genome shotgun sequence genome encodes:
- the LOC122625659 gene encoding histone-lysine N-methyltransferase SETMAR-like: MEFTNAEIRAILKFSFVKGKSARETFREINGVLGDGTLSLRTAEEWFRRFRAGENDTMDKPAGGRPVTTNTDQIMEYIELDRHVASRDIAQEMGVSHQTILNHLQKAGYKKKLDVWVPHDLTQKNLLDRINACDMLLKRNELDPFLKRMVTGDEKWITYDNIKRKRSWSKAGESSQTVDKPGLTARKTLNSTIYCEQLDRLKQAIDQKRPELANRKGVVFHQDNARPHTSLMTRQKLRELGWEVLSHPPWRMPLVV, translated from the exons ATGGAGTTCACTAACGCCGAAATTCGcgctattttaaagttttccttCGTTAAAGGCAAATCCGCTAGAGAAACGTTCCGTGAGATTAATGGTGTTTTGGGGGATGGTACTCTATCACTTCGAACCGCGGAGGAATGGTTTCGACGATTCAGAGCCGGTGAAAACGACACCATGGATAAGCCAGCCGGCGGAAGACCTGTGACGACAAATACCGATCAAATCATGGAATACATCGAGTTAGACCGGCATGTGGCATCTCGTGACATCGCCCAGGAGATGGGAGTTAGTCACCAAACCATTTTAAACCATCTGCAGAAGGctggatacaaaaaaaagcttgATGTTTGGGTGCCGCATGATTTGACGCAAAAAAACCTTCTGGACCGAATCAACGCCTGCGATATGCTGCTGAAACGGAACGAACTCGACCCATTCTTGAAGCGGATGGTGACTGGCGACGAAAAATGGATCACATACGACAATATCAAGCGAAAACGGTCGTGGTCGAAGGCCGGTGAATCGTCCCAAACAGTGGACAAGCCGGGATTGACGGCCAGGAAG ACGCTTAATTCTACCATCTACTGCGAACAACTGGACCGCTTGAAGCAGGCGATCGACCAGAAGCGTCCAGAATTGGCCAACAGGAAGGGTGTAGTGTTCCACCAGGACAACGCCAGACCACACACTTCGTTGATGACTCGTCAGAAGCTACGGGAGCTCGGATGGGAGGTTTTATCGCATCCACCATGGCGAATGCCCTTGGTGGTGTAA